The Caretta caretta isolate rCarCar2 chromosome 10, rCarCar1.hap1, whole genome shotgun sequence genome has a window encoding:
- the ANKS4B gene encoding ankyrin repeat and SAM domain-containing protein 4B, with amino-acid sequence MSTRYHKAAADGNLDLLKEATRKDLNTSDEDGMTPTLLAAYHGYLEAVEVICRRGGDPDKCDIWGNTPLHHAASNGHIHCVSFLINFGANIFALDNDLRTPLDAAASRDQHECVRILDKAATEQNVMNPKRVAKLKAQAPRNAEKQIKECEKRQEKHQHEMTRNYNKEKYGSVSSASGTASRTKVSNFFISNTLGSFPKNLKDTFRMKTKKKDENTGDQEAQSNGQEDDRAGRTTVMDVFSEKDEDELCNYFKGKNISEDDSEQEHVSIFKRPGLGNIVFRRNLAAGINAEEMFSEKEEISFKMPTELFRHERAESASELDTENDFDVPWNEDEIGWDDDEAESTPLEVFLASQNLNEFVPVFMREKIDLDALMLCSNEDLLSIQIQLGPRKKVLSAADRRKQALEKPGKLVDTRL; translated from the exons ATGTCAACCAGGTATCACAAAGCAGCTGCGGATGGCAACCTAGACCTGTTGAAAGAAGCCACCAGAAAAGATCTCAATACCTCAGATGAAGACGGAATGACACCCACCCTCCTGGCAGCTTACCATGGGTACCTGGAGGCAGTGGAAGTCATATGTAGGAGAGG CGGTGACCCTGACAAGTGCGACATCTGGGGGAACACACCTCTCCATCATGCGGCTTCTAATGGTCACATTCACTGTGTCTCATTCTTGATTAACTTCGGTGCCAATATATTTGCCCTGGATAATGATCTGCGCACTCCTCTGGATGCAGCTGCCAGCAGGGACCAGCATGAATGTGTCAGAATCCTAGACAAAGCTGCTACCGAACAGAATGTAATGAATCCCAAAAGAGTGGCCAAACTCAAAGCCCAGGCCCCGAGGAATGCAGAGAAACAAATAAAAGAATGTGAAAAGCGCCAAGAGAAACACCAACATGAAATGACCAGGAATTATAACAAAGAAAAGTATGGATCAGTGAGTTCTGCCAGTGGGACAGCCTCCAGAACAAAGGTGtccaatttctttatttctaataCATTGGGCTCTTTCCCCAAAAATCTGAAGGACACTTTCAGGatgaagacaaaaaagaaagatgaaaACACAGGTGATCAGGAAGCACAAAGCAATGGCCAAGAAGATGACAGGGCTGGGCGAACTACCGTGATGGATGTATTCAGTGAAAAAGATGAGGATGAATTATGTAATTActttaaagggaaaaatatttctgaagatgATAGCGAGCAGGAGCATGTGTCCATTTTCAAACGGCCAGGTCTTGGCAATATTGTGTTTAGACGGAATTTGGCTGCAGGGATAAATGCTGAAGAGATGTTCTCAGAGAAAGaagaaataagttttaaaatgcCAACTGAGCTTTTTCGGCATGAAAGGGCTGAGAGCGCAAGTGAGCTAGACACTGAAAATGATTTTGATGTCCCTTGGAATGAGGATGAAATTGGATGGGATGACGATGAAGCAGAGAGCACCCCTCTTGAGGTATTTCTGGCATCACAGAATCTGAATGAGTTTGTTCCTGTCTTCATGAGAGAAAAGATTGATTTAGATGCCCTCATGCTATGTTCCAATGAAGACCTACTGAGCATACAAATACAGCTGGGCCCAAGGAAGAAAGTCCTCAGTGCAGCAGATAGAAGAAAGCAGGCACTGGAGAAACCTGGAAAGCTTGTAGATACTCGCTTATAA
- the LOC125644099 gene encoding zona pellucida sperm-binding protein 2-like, whose amino-acid sequence MYYVPRKSSGSNYNLAFLEGFCLLCWLLSIFSLVCRLLLLLGCLIVPLTAGVTSSMALDFPGTVSCHTDKMLIGFPRELGSNFWQVHVVDGSGEEIVDCDYMVDHERLTLTALYVNCTRLEHGQYQLRLELLVLNKTIARDKNVTYSIGCDSLQADEVVPTIFTGATNCTKDFMAVVFPRLLPSFADEHMTTESQMAWILSIDDGTRTHRLSLRQAMQQGYTFLADSNNLIFQVSFGATGVTSYKQDNQMLYTVALKLSYGPPDQRLTVESRMICAPGPATCNSTHMTVAIPAFPGILSAVSIDNRNIPMTQLQANGIALDTRRGVKLHINKRILKSRLYKESCLRLQSYIASLRLTFNFRGEMVSMVTYPECPCEQHAPIAAVCTQDGYMDFEVQSDRTKPALDLDTIRLRDPTCKPVFKSPSNDMVRFHVPLNKCGTRQRFEGERTTYENEVRALWADQPPRRISRDSEFRLTVLCTYKSGDASLSVRISSLPPPVSSINQGPLSLILLIYPDDSYMQPYSDDQYPIVKYLRQPIFLEVQVLNRNDPNIRLVLDDCWATTSQDPSSLPRWNIVVDGCDYELDNYRTAFHPVGLAVSYPNYRQRFEVKTFAFVAGDKALASLVYFHCSALLCDRLHPDSPRCSTRCPPSARNKRDAVVMQAENSGVASLPGPVSFVADEWPSTQEETPLREGAWTTVVAAATVVLGLMVTALVSVALFKNLKRTKAVMGK is encoded by the exons ATGTATTACGTTCCCAGGAAGAGTAGTGGTAGCAATTACAACCTGGCATTTTTG GAAGGGTTCTGTTTGCTGTGCTGGCTTCTGAGCATCTTCTCTCTTGTTTGCAGGCTGCTTCTTTTACTTGGTTGTCTTATAGTGCCCTTGACAGCTGGTGTTACTAGTTCCATGGCTCTAGACTTCCCAG GGACGGTGTCTTGTCACACTGACAAAATGTTGATTGGGTTTCCCAGAGAGCTTGGAAGCAACTTCTGGCAGGTCCATGTAGTTG ATGGAAGTGGTGAAGAGATTGTAGACTGTGACTACATGGTGGATCATGAGAGGCTGACTCTAACTGCTCTGTATGTGAACTGCACCAGACTAGAG CATGGCCAATACCAGCTGAGACTAGAGCTGCTGGTGCTCAACAAAACCATTGCAAGGGACAAGAATGTAACCTACAGTATTGGCTGTGATTCTCTTCAAGCAGATGAAGTCGTCCCTACTATTTTTACAGGAGCTACAAACTGTACTAAAGACTTCATGGCA GTTGTATTTCCAAGACTCCTTCCCAGTTTTGCTGATGAACACATG ACTACAGAATCTCAGATGGCCTGGATACTGTCCATAGATGATGGAACACGAACACACAGGCTAAGCCTTAGGCAAGCCATGCAGCAAGGGTATACATTCCTAGCTGACAGCAACAACCTAATCTTCCAGGTTTCTTTTGGTGCAACTGGAGTCACCTCTTACAAG CAAGACAACCAGATGCTATATACTGTGGCACTCAAGCTTTCATATGGGCCTCCTGACCAGCGGCTAACTGTAGAATCAAGAATGATCTGTGCACCAG GCCCAGCAACCTGTAACTCCACACACATGACTGTTGCCATCCCAGCTTTCCCAGGGATCCTCTCTGCTGTGAGTATAGACAACAGAAACATTCCCATGACCCAACTCCAAGCAAATGGAATTGCTCTGGACACAAGAAGGGGCGTGAAGCTGCACATCAACAAAAGAATCCTGAAGTCCAGA CTGTACAAGGAGAGCTGCTTAAGACTTCAGTCGTACATCGCATCTCTAAGGCTAACTTTCAACTTCCGTGGAGAAATGGTGTCAATGGTCACTTACCCAGAGTGTCCCTGTGAGCAACATGCACCAATAG CTGCTGTGTGCACTCAGGATGGCTACATGGACTTTGAAGTACAGAGTGACAGGACAAAACCAGCCCTAGACTTGGATACCATCAGGCTAAGAGATCCTACATGCAAACCAGTCTTCAAGTCTCCCTCAAATGACATGGTTCGGTTTCACGTCCCACTGAACAAGTGTGGGACAAGGCAGAGG TTTGAAGGCGAGAGGACAACTTATGAGAATGAAGTGCGTGCCTTGTGGGCAGATCAACCACCACGCAGGATTTCTAGGGACAGTGAATTCAG GCTGACCGTATTGTGCACCTACAAAAGTGGTGATGCGTCCCTGAGCGTAAGGATAAGCAGTCTCCCTCCTCCAGTTTCTTCAATAAACCAGGGTCCTCTCTCCTTGATCCTGCTGATCTATCCAG ATGACTCCTACATGCAGCCCTACAGTGACGACCAGTACCCTATTGTGAAATATCTGCGGCAACCAATCTTCTTGGAAGTGCAAGTTCTGAACCGTAATGACCCCAACATCCGACTGGTACTGGATGACTGCTGGGCAACAACATCGCAAGATCCAAGCTCTCTGCCCCGGTGGAACATTGTTGTGGATGG GTGTGACTATGAACTCGATAACTACAGAACCGCATTTCATCCAGTGGGCCTAGCAGTCAGCTATCCCAACTATCGCCAGAGATTTGAAGTGAAGACCTTTGCCTTCGTAGCGGGTGACAAGGCTCTCGCTAGCCTA GTGTACTTCCACTGCAGTGCTCTTCTCTGTGACAGACTTCATCCAGACTCCCCTCGGTGTTCAACACGATGTCCTCCCTCAGCCAGAAACAAACGAG ATGCTGTTGTGATGCAAGCAGAGAACTCCGGTGTAGCAAGCTTACCTGGTCCTGTTAGCTTTGTAGCAGATGAATGGCCTTCAACCCAAG aagaaactcCCCTGAGAGAAGGAGCATGGACCACTGTAGTAGCAGCAGCTACTGTGGTCCTTGGCCTGATGGTCACTGCACTGGTGTCAGTGGCtctctttaaaaatctgaagagGACAAAAGCTGTAATGGGAAAGTGA